In the genome of Myxococcus stipitatus, one region contains:
- a CDS encoding RNA polymerase sigma factor, with protein sequence MNAVEQGGVEAMREEGDVVTRALVENHRQFLAFVERRVGNRATAEEILQSAFVKSLEKSGTLSDAEGAVTWFYRLLRNAMVDHYRRQQVEGRALEREAREAEEPSEDPELKQAVCACVGKLLPTLKPEYAEMVRQVDLEERAVPDVAREAGITPNNAGVRLHRARQALKKQLERSCGSCASHGCLNCSCKSHA encoded by the coding sequence ATGAACGCAGTGGAGCAGGGTGGCGTGGAGGCGATGCGGGAAGAGGGCGACGTGGTGACGCGGGCCCTGGTGGAGAATCACCGGCAGTTCCTCGCCTTCGTGGAGCGGCGCGTGGGCAACCGCGCGACGGCGGAGGAGATCCTCCAGTCCGCCTTCGTGAAGTCGTTGGAGAAGAGCGGCACGCTGTCCGACGCGGAAGGCGCGGTGACGTGGTTCTACCGTCTGCTGCGCAACGCGATGGTGGACCACTACCGTCGCCAGCAGGTGGAGGGGCGCGCGCTGGAGCGCGAGGCTCGGGAGGCCGAGGAGCCGTCCGAGGACCCGGAGCTGAAGCAGGCCGTCTGTGCGTGCGTGGGCAAGCTGCTGCCCACCCTCAAGCCCGAGTACGCGGAGATGGTGCGCCAGGTGGACCTGGAGGAGCGCGCCGTGCCCGACGTGGCTCGCGAGGCGGGCATCACCCCCAACAACGCGGGAGTGCGGCTGCACCGCGCCCGGCAGGCCCTGAAGAAGCAGCTGGAGCGCAGCTGCGGCTCCTGTGCGTCCCACGGCTGCTTGAACTGCTCCTGCAAGTCACACGCTTGA
- a CDS encoding heavy metal translocating P-type ATPase yields MNRHTHSGSHPTHSHEGHPPTPSEGAQAIDPVCGMKVDSLAPKGGRLEHGGRTYFFCSPKCRERFGAEPERYLAPASEKKEEPAAPAGTMYVCPMDPEVRQDHPGACPKCGMALEPETLAVPETRVEYVCPMHPEVVQDHPGACPKCGMALEPRTVLPEDVPDPELKSMWLRFRVGMALTVPLLVLAMSDMIPGQPVQHAVPASVLAWAQLVLATPVVLWGGWPFFQRGWASLVNRHLNMFTLIALGTGAAYVFSVFATLFPQVLPETLRTGHGGSAPLYFEAAAVIVTLVALGQVLELRARHATSGALRALLSLAPPVARRIREDGHEEDIPLAHVHPGDRLRVRPGEKVPVDGEVLEGASAVDESMVTGESLPVEKTRGEKVTGGTVNGTGSLVMRAERVGKDTLLSRIVQRVSEAQRTRAPIQRLADQVASVFVPVVIVVAVLTAVVWGVWGPEPKGIHALVNAVAVLIIACPCALGLATPMSIMVATGRGAQAGVLIRDAAALERLEKVDTLVVDKTGTLTEGKPRLVAVEVAEGFDEATLLRLTASLERGSEHPLAEAIVAGAKERGVVLTAVEDFRSETGKGVVGRVDGVEVALGNAALMTSRGVDAGALTARAESLRGEGQTVVLVAVSGKAAGLLGVADPVKDSTPEALALLRAEGLRVVMLTGDSRTTAEAVARKLGITEVIAGVLPDAKGDAVKRLQKEGRVVAMAGDGVNDAPALAQADVGIAMGTGTDIAMESAGVTLVKGDLRGIARARRLSQGALSNIRQNLFFAFIYNMLGVPLAAGVLYPVFGLLLSPIFASAAMSLSSVSVIVNALRLKRLKL; encoded by the coding sequence ATGAACCGCCACACCCATTCAGGCTCCCACCCCACTCACTCCCACGAAGGGCACCCTCCCACCCCGAGTGAGGGAGCGCAGGCCATCGACCCCGTCTGTGGGATGAAGGTGGACTCGCTCGCTCCCAAGGGCGGCCGCCTGGAGCATGGCGGGCGGACGTACTTCTTCTGCAGCCCCAAGTGCCGCGAGCGCTTTGGCGCGGAGCCGGAGCGCTACCTCGCGCCCGCCTCGGAGAAGAAGGAGGAGCCCGCCGCGCCCGCCGGGACGATGTACGTGTGCCCGATGGACCCGGAGGTGCGTCAGGACCACCCGGGCGCCTGCCCCAAGTGCGGCATGGCGCTGGAGCCGGAGACGCTCGCCGTCCCCGAGACGCGCGTCGAATACGTGTGCCCCATGCACCCGGAGGTGGTGCAGGACCATCCGGGCGCGTGCCCGAAGTGCGGCATGGCGCTGGAGCCTCGCACGGTGCTGCCGGAGGACGTGCCGGACCCGGAGCTGAAGTCCATGTGGCTGCGCTTCCGCGTGGGCATGGCGCTCACGGTGCCGCTGCTGGTGCTGGCCATGTCGGACATGATTCCGGGGCAGCCGGTGCAGCACGCGGTGCCCGCGTCCGTGCTGGCCTGGGCGCAGCTGGTGCTCGCCACGCCTGTCGTGTTGTGGGGCGGCTGGCCCTTCTTCCAGCGCGGCTGGGCGTCGCTCGTCAACCGGCACCTCAACATGTTCACGCTCATCGCCCTGGGGACGGGCGCGGCGTATGTCTTCAGCGTCTTCGCGACGCTGTTCCCGCAGGTGCTGCCGGAGACGCTGCGCACGGGGCATGGGGGCTCGGCGCCGCTGTACTTCGAGGCCGCCGCCGTCATCGTCACGCTGGTGGCGTTGGGGCAGGTGTTGGAGCTGCGGGCCCGGCACGCGACGTCGGGGGCGCTGCGGGCGCTGTTGAGCCTGGCGCCGCCGGTGGCTCGGCGGATTCGCGAGGACGGGCACGAGGAGGACATCCCGCTGGCACATGTGCACCCGGGCGACAGGCTGCGCGTGCGGCCCGGTGAGAAGGTGCCGGTGGATGGCGAGGTGTTGGAGGGCGCGAGCGCCGTGGACGAGTCCATGGTGACGGGCGAGTCGCTCCCGGTGGAGAAGACGCGGGGCGAGAAGGTGACGGGCGGCACGGTGAACGGGACGGGCTCGTTGGTGATGCGGGCCGAGCGCGTGGGCAAGGACACGCTGCTGTCGCGAATCGTCCAGCGGGTGAGTGAGGCGCAGCGGACGCGGGCGCCGATTCAGCGGTTGGCGGACCAGGTGGCGAGTGTCTTCGTGCCGGTGGTCATCGTGGTGGCGGTGCTGACGGCGGTGGTGTGGGGCGTGTGGGGGCCGGAGCCCAAGGGCATCCATGCGCTGGTGAACGCGGTGGCGGTGCTCATCATCGCCTGCCCGTGTGCGCTGGGATTGGCCACGCCCATGTCCATCATGGTGGCGACGGGGCGGGGGGCTCAGGCGGGGGTGCTCATCCGGGATGCGGCGGCGTTGGAGCGGCTGGAGAAGGTGGACACGCTGGTGGTGGACAAGACGGGCACGCTCACCGAGGGCAAGCCGCGTCTGGTGGCGGTGGAGGTGGCGGAGGGCTTCGACGAGGCGACGCTGCTGCGGTTGACGGCGAGCCTGGAGCGCGGAAGCGAGCACCCGCTGGCGGAGGCGATTGTCGCCGGCGCGAAGGAGCGGGGCGTGGTGCTGACGGCGGTGGAGGACTTCCGCTCGGAGACGGGCAAGGGCGTGGTGGGCCGGGTGGATGGCGTGGAGGTGGCGTTGGGCAACGCGGCGCTGATGACGTCGCGGGGCGTGGACGCGGGGGCGCTGACAGCCCGGGCCGAGTCGCTCCGGGGTGAAGGCCAGACGGTGGTGTTGGTGGCGGTGTCGGGGAAGGCGGCGGGCCTGTTGGGTGTCGCGGACCCGGTGAAGGACTCGACGCCGGAGGCGCTGGCGCTGCTGCGGGCGGAGGGCCTGCGGGTGGTGATGCTGACGGGTGACAGCCGCACCACGGCGGAGGCGGTGGCGCGCAAGTTGGGAATCACCGAGGTCATCGCCGGGGTGTTGCCCGACGCGAAGGGCGACGCGGTGAAGCGGTTGCAGAAGGAAGGCCGCGTGGTGGCGATGGCGGGGGATGGTGTCAATGACGCGCCAGCGCTGGCCCAGGCGGATGTGGGCATCGCGATGGGGACGGGCACGGACATCGCGATGGAGAGCGCGGGGGTGACGCTGGTGAAGGGCGACCTGCGCGGCATCGCTCGGGCGCGGAGGCTGAGCCAGGGGGCGCTGAGCAACATCCGGCAGAACCTGTTCTTCGCCTTCATCTACAACATGCTGGGGGTCCCGCTGGCCGCGGGCGTGCTGTACCCGGTGTTCGGCCTGCTGCTGAGCCCCATCTTCGCCAGTGCCGCCATGAGCCTGTCGTCGGTGTCCGTCATCGTCAACGCGCTCCGGCTGAAGCGGCTGAAGCTTTAG
- a CDS encoding TolC family protein: MRLVITTGALLFASGCATVQKERGHTEVAALVEERIGRKTRWNQGTPEDAQVEHHLDELLKGPLTSDRAVEVALLNNPALQSTYEDLGVSQADLVQAGLLTNPSLGIGLGIPLTRDGEMETEFSLVQGFLELFTMPLRKKVAREQFDAETLRVAHEALRVAADVRKAYREVQARQQLVELRGMVLVAADAAAELATLQYGQGNINDLALVTEKAFAEETRLDLAREELALVEEREHLNQLMGLWGARTGWRIEEKLPAPPTEEVSLEKLESRAVKQRLDIDAARKQVSALWNALELARSTRYIGRVDVGASLHGDPDGPKLLGPSLSVDLPIFDQRQALIARLEAQHRQGERRLAELSINARSEVRAARARVMTLRGVAERYQRGILPLREQVVEQSQLQYNAMQIGLYVLLEAKREQIGAYRTYIETIRDYWMARADLEQLVGGQLPGAPSAPPTPAKGHPPSHDGHGATP, from the coding sequence GTGAGGCTCGTCATCACCACAGGCGCGCTGCTGTTCGCCAGCGGCTGCGCCACGGTCCAGAAGGAGCGCGGACACACGGAGGTGGCCGCGCTCGTCGAGGAACGCATCGGGCGGAAGACGCGCTGGAACCAGGGCACACCCGAGGACGCGCAGGTCGAGCACCACCTCGACGAGCTGCTGAAGGGGCCGCTCACCTCGGACCGCGCGGTGGAGGTGGCGCTGCTCAACAACCCCGCGCTCCAGTCGACCTACGAGGACCTGGGGGTCTCCCAGGCGGACCTGGTGCAGGCGGGGCTGCTGACCAATCCGTCGCTGGGCATCGGCCTGGGCATTCCGCTCACCCGTGACGGCGAGATGGAGACGGAGTTCTCGCTGGTGCAGGGCTTCCTCGAGCTGTTCACGATGCCGCTGCGCAAGAAGGTCGCCCGGGAGCAGTTCGACGCGGAGACGTTGCGCGTCGCGCATGAGGCGCTCCGGGTCGCGGCGGACGTGCGCAAGGCGTACCGCGAGGTGCAGGCGCGGCAGCAGCTCGTGGAGCTGCGCGGCATGGTGCTCGTGGCCGCCGACGCCGCGGCCGAGCTGGCGACGCTCCAGTACGGACAGGGCAACATCAACGACCTGGCGCTCGTCACCGAGAAGGCGTTCGCCGAGGAGACGCGGCTCGACCTCGCGAGGGAGGAGCTCGCGCTCGTGGAGGAGCGGGAGCACCTCAACCAGCTCATGGGGCTGTGGGGTGCGCGGACGGGCTGGCGCATCGAGGAGAAGCTGCCCGCGCCTCCGACCGAGGAGGTGTCGCTGGAGAAGCTGGAGTCGCGCGCCGTGAAGCAGCGGCTGGACATCGACGCGGCTCGCAAGCAGGTCAGCGCGCTGTGGAACGCGCTCGAGCTGGCGAGGAGCACGCGCTACATCGGCCGCGTGGACGTAGGCGCCAGCCTCCATGGAGACCCGGACGGTCCCAAGCTCCTGGGGCCGTCCTTGAGCGTGGACCTGCCCATCTTCGACCAGCGGCAGGCGCTCATCGCGAGGCTGGAGGCGCAGCATCGACAAGGCGAGCGCCGGCTGGCGGAGCTGTCCATCAACGCCCGCTCGGAGGTGCGCGCCGCGAGGGCTCGGGTGATGACGCTGCGAGGTGTCGCCGAGCGCTACCAGCGCGGCATCCTCCCGCTGCGGGAGCAGGTCGTCGAGCAGTCGCAGCTTCAATACAACGCGATGCAGATAGGCCTGTACGTGCTGCTCGAGGCGAAGCGCGAGCAGATTGGCGCATACCGCACGTACATCGAGACCATCCGCGACTACTGGATGGCGCGCGCGGACCTGGAGCAGCTCGTGGGCGGGCAGCTCCCCGGCGCGCCTTCCGCCCCACCCACCCCCGCGAAGGGCCACCCGCCCTCTCACGACGGCCACGGAGCGACCCCATGA
- a CDS encoding aromatic ring-hydroxylating dioxygenase subunit alpha — protein MSSREEARTPGAAAGHVSVVHLPNAWFILCTSRELGDKPLSRMLQGTPLVLFRGEGGKPGALMDRCPHRNVPLSLGRVTQGQLQCGYHGWRFDTGGQCRAIPGFLGEPEARSRCVTSYATREQDGFIWVYSTPGVEPATEPYRFPLLDAREYTTVRRILRAPGSLHATLENTLDVPHTAYLHGGLFRTEEKRNEIEVVVRRSADRVEAEYIGEPRPSGVVGRLLAPGGGVVQHFDRFLMPSIAQVEYRIGDASHIMVTSAMTPVSDWDTMVYAVVTFRLPLPRWLLRAVLPVAMPVALHIFSQDARILKTQTESIRRFGTETYASTEIDVLGPGILRLLRAAEREKPGAVGDAVHETRLKMRT, from the coding sequence ATGAGCTCCCGCGAGGAGGCGCGCACCCCGGGTGCGGCCGCTGGCCATGTCTCCGTCGTCCACCTGCCGAATGCCTGGTTCATCCTGTGTACGTCGCGAGAGCTGGGCGACAAGCCTCTCTCCCGCATGCTTCAGGGCACGCCGCTCGTCCTCTTCCGCGGGGAGGGTGGCAAGCCCGGCGCCCTCATGGACCGCTGTCCTCACCGCAACGTTCCCCTGTCCCTGGGACGCGTGACGCAAGGCCAGCTCCAGTGCGGCTACCACGGCTGGCGCTTCGATACCGGCGGCCAGTGCCGCGCCATCCCGGGCTTCCTCGGCGAGCCCGAGGCCCGCTCCCGCTGCGTGACGTCCTACGCGACGCGCGAGCAGGATGGCTTCATCTGGGTCTACTCCACTCCAGGCGTGGAGCCCGCGACGGAGCCCTACCGCTTCCCCCTGCTGGATGCCCGCGAGTACACCACCGTGCGGCGCATCCTCCGCGCGCCGGGCTCGCTGCACGCCACGCTCGAGAACACGCTCGATGTGCCGCACACGGCCTACCTCCACGGCGGCCTCTTCCGCACCGAGGAGAAGCGCAACGAGATTGAAGTCGTCGTGCGCCGTAGCGCCGACCGCGTGGAGGCCGAGTACATCGGCGAGCCTCGCCCCAGCGGCGTCGTGGGTCGACTGCTGGCCCCGGGCGGCGGCGTGGTGCAGCACTTCGACCGCTTCCTCATGCCGTCCATCGCGCAGGTGGAATACCGCATCGGCGATGCCAGCCACATCATGGTGACCTCGGCGATGACGCCCGTGTCCGACTGGGACACGATGGTCTACGCCGTGGTGACCTTCCGGCTGCCCCTGCCTCGCTGGCTGCTGCGCGCCGTGCTGCCCGTCGCCATGCCCGTCGCCCTCCACATCTTCAGCCAGGACGCGCGCATCCTGAAGACGCAGACGGAGTCCATCCGCCGCTTCGGCACGGAGACCTATGCCTCCACCGAGATTGACGTCCTCGGCCCCGGCATCCTCCGCCTGCTGCGCGCCGCCGAGCGCGAGAAGCCCGGTGCGGTCGGCGACGCCGTGCATGAGACCCGGCTGAAGATGCGGACCTGA
- a CDS encoding heavy metal-binding domain-containing protein yields the protein MRPFLCVLASVFTLAACASEPKRLAPSVDPSSPDAPEAPPAALPSALAAPPSTPPPAAPSRPHAHHPEADTSSAPDAGTAAYACPMHPEVQSDKPGETCPKCGMKLTPTKGQDAGTDGGHGGHGQHGGHP from the coding sequence ATGCGTCCCTTCTTGTGTGTACTCGCGAGCGTCTTCACGCTCGCCGCCTGTGCTTCCGAGCCCAAGCGGCTCGCCCCATCGGTGGACCCCTCGAGCCCCGATGCGCCCGAGGCCCCGCCCGCCGCCCTCCCGAGCGCGCTCGCGGCCCCGCCCTCCACGCCTCCACCCGCCGCGCCTTCACGGCCTCACGCGCATCATCCGGAAGCCGACACTTCCTCCGCCCCGGATGCGGGCACCGCCGCCTACGCGTGCCCGATGCACCCCGAGGTCCAGTCCGACAAGCCCGGCGAGACGTGCCCCAAGTGCGGCATGAAACTGACGCCGACGAAGGGCCAGGACGCGGGCACGGACGGAGGGCATGGGGGACACGGCCAGCACGGAGGGCATCCGTGA
- a CDS encoding GIY-YIG nuclease family protein: METVSPSPEPLSLDECKVRASLLLKGLNSADSARAAQAAERFRSLPALSRLSLGEVLARRDSLLRKHALAVIAHEQGYTSWSALKHAWDARAAPRVDFEQLLSRVGGLFLNRWFSSYEEAVASLRQEGGHLFPFREQFFICESPLLKVLGAEPSDADWERMGPNWLEPRDAQAQARLEQRLLRLCREDASHPLHPTRKPAMSSAESSSPTGSRARRADLKREYKENPPAMGVYAVRNLANGKVLVGASLNVPGMLNRIRFELTSGMPRVPALLADWNRYGESQFSFDVLDVLEPPEEPGADLKEALLVLERLWLERLKPYGDAGYNEPPK; the protein is encoded by the coding sequence ATGGAAACCGTCTCACCCTCCCCAGAACCGCTCTCCCTCGACGAGTGCAAGGTCCGCGCTTCGCTCCTGCTGAAGGGGCTGAACTCGGCCGACTCGGCGCGCGCCGCGCAGGCGGCGGAGCGCTTCCGCTCGCTGCCCGCCCTCTCCCGGCTGTCCCTGGGCGAGGTGCTCGCGCGGCGGGACTCCCTCCTGCGCAAGCACGCGCTCGCCGTCATCGCGCACGAGCAGGGGTACACCTCGTGGAGCGCGCTGAAGCACGCGTGGGACGCGCGAGCGGCGCCTCGCGTCGACTTCGAGCAGCTCCTCTCCCGCGTGGGCGGCCTCTTCCTCAACCGCTGGTTCTCCTCGTACGAGGAGGCCGTCGCCTCGCTGCGCCAGGAGGGCGGCCACCTCTTCCCCTTCCGGGAGCAGTTCTTCATCTGCGAGTCCCCGCTCCTGAAGGTCCTGGGCGCGGAGCCGTCCGATGCGGACTGGGAGCGGATGGGGCCCAACTGGCTGGAGCCTCGGGATGCGCAGGCCCAGGCCCGGCTCGAGCAGCGCCTCCTCCGGCTGTGCCGCGAGGACGCGTCCCACCCTCTTCACCCCACAAGGAAGCCCGCCATGTCCTCCGCCGAGTCCTCTTCACCCACTGGAAGTCGAGCGCGCCGCGCGGACCTCAAGCGCGAGTACAAGGAGAATCCCCCGGCCATGGGCGTGTACGCCGTGCGCAACCTCGCCAATGGCAAGGTGCTGGTGGGCGCGAGCCTCAACGTCCCGGGCATGCTCAACCGCATCCGCTTCGAGCTGACCAGCGGCATGCCTCGCGTCCCCGCGCTGCTGGCGGACTGGAACCGCTACGGGGAGAGCCAGTTCTCCTTCGACGTGCTGGACGTGCTGGAGCCGCCCGAGGAGCCGGGCGCGGACCTGAAGGAGGCGCTCCTGGTGCTGGAGCGGCTGTGGCTGGAGCGCCTCAAGCCCTACGGGGACGCGGGCTACAACGAGCCCCCCAAGTAG
- a CDS encoding AHH domain-containing protein, whose protein sequence is MSFRWLIPVLLTMLAGCGSATRAVRLETGRAAPIIFTPRSGAEEPVELDDDDFEEAVARWGRDVPQTTHPRADARRLFWAPEEDAYASARGRLGLMAIGSDIPSTEDERPGADSELTRTYGRWCERTQRTHDCLHLLEERPTLDDEARRTLALHFAMSSVMEETQEALREMVDPIAVRNTLVTAMAVYLGLWLLPEPVSKGVAATLTACLIAYLRVDTVLNLLTGWHQLAEEVSVATTFDEVRTAGERYGEVLGENAARVFVMLATAAIGSTAGLATKARGLPGSVHAARIAETQGGFRFTAVETVLAVAIPMEGAITIALAPGALAMAAQGTSASSSALLDTEGPWHHIASDKFSKSTNNGGPWTPRYQEIFDRAGMSLDDAANQLRVPGHQGPHPREYHEEVYERLDEATTSCKSIERCREALTRILGVLAREIAKPGSRLNRLVTRAQ, encoded by the coding sequence ATGTCATTCCGATGGTTGATTCCCGTGCTGCTCACGATGTTGGCTGGGTGTGGTAGCGCGACAAGAGCAGTGCGCCTCGAGACTGGCCGGGCTGCGCCCATCATCTTCACCCCGCGCTCGGGTGCCGAGGAACCAGTAGAGCTGGACGACGACGACTTCGAAGAAGCCGTGGCCAGGTGGGGCCGAGACGTTCCCCAGACCACGCATCCTCGAGCAGACGCTCGGCGGTTGTTCTGGGCCCCAGAGGAGGACGCGTACGCCAGTGCACGCGGGCGTCTCGGACTCATGGCCATTGGCTCCGACATTCCATCGACCGAGGACGAGCGGCCTGGAGCGGACTCGGAACTCACGCGCACCTACGGCCGCTGGTGCGAACGGACGCAACGAACCCACGACTGCCTGCACCTGCTGGAAGAGAGGCCCACCCTGGATGACGAGGCCAGGCGGACCCTCGCCCTGCACTTCGCCATGAGCTCAGTCATGGAGGAAACCCAGGAGGCCTTGAGGGAGATGGTGGACCCCATCGCTGTGCGGAACACCCTCGTCACGGCCATGGCCGTCTATCTCGGCCTCTGGTTATTGCCGGAGCCCGTGAGCAAGGGCGTGGCCGCGACATTGACGGCGTGCCTCATTGCCTACCTGCGCGTGGACACCGTCTTGAATCTGCTCACCGGGTGGCACCAACTGGCCGAGGAAGTCTCGGTCGCCACGACCTTCGATGAGGTCCGCACGGCGGGCGAAAGGTACGGCGAGGTGCTGGGCGAGAATGCCGCACGCGTCTTCGTCATGCTCGCGACCGCGGCCATCGGGAGCACCGCGGGCCTGGCCACCAAGGCACGCGGACTTCCTGGCTCGGTACACGCAGCACGAATCGCCGAAACGCAGGGGGGCTTTCGCTTCACGGCCGTCGAGACAGTCCTCGCGGTGGCCATTCCCATGGAAGGGGCCATCACCATCGCACTCGCACCTGGTGCGTTGGCCATGGCAGCCCAAGGGACGAGCGCCAGCAGTTCGGCTCTCCTGGACACGGAAGGCCCCTGGCACCACATCGCCTCGGACAAGTTCAGCAAGTCCACCAACAACGGCGGCCCCTGGACACCAAGGTACCAGGAGATCTTCGACCGAGCCGGCATGTCGCTCGACGACGCGGCGAATCAGCTCCGCGTCCCAGGCCACCAGGGGCCCCATCCCAGGGAGTACCATGAGGAAGTCTACGAGCGGTTGGACGAGGCCACCACGTCCTGCAAGAGCATCGAGCGCTGCCGAGAGGCCCTGACGAGAATCCTCGGTGTCCTGGCTCGCGAGATTGCAAAACCAGGGTCCAGACTCAATCGACTGGTGACTCGCGCCCAATGA
- a CDS encoding imm11 family protein, which translates to MSMRFFKLTDDAYLPGRWDLGHPLDEQGRKLDDPWQFRIGQRAHSPGRIKVPIKTTGKPLDYSHAAFSVPVVHTRAASLFTELAPDDVQLIPVELDTQPEQHFILNATRLVRCIDDDASEEVRYWTPEDGMPEKVGTYSSVAGMRIDPTKTEGFKVFRPWGWTVALLVSEDLKKALEHADITGVKFTEVTGP; encoded by the coding sequence ATGTCGATGCGGTTCTTCAAACTGACCGATGATGCGTACCTCCCCGGCCGGTGGGACCTGGGGCATCCGCTCGATGAACAGGGTCGAAAGCTCGATGACCCGTGGCAGTTCAGGATTGGCCAGCGGGCCCACTCGCCAGGGCGCATCAAGGTCCCCATCAAGACCACCGGCAAGCCGCTGGACTACTCCCATGCGGCATTCAGCGTCCCCGTCGTCCATACCAGGGCCGCCTCTCTCTTCACCGAGCTGGCGCCCGATGACGTGCAGCTCATCCCGGTGGAGCTCGACACCCAACCCGAGCAGCACTTCATTCTCAACGCCACTCGATTGGTGAGGTGCATCGACGACGACGCAAGTGAAGAGGTGCGTTACTGGACCCCTGAGGACGGGATGCCCGAGAAGGTGGGGACCTACTCCTCTGTCGCGGGGATGCGCATCGACCCCACGAAGACGGAAGGCTTCAAGGTGTTCCGCCCCTGGGGCTGGACCGTGGCCTTGCTCGTGTCCGAGGACCTCAAGAAGGCCCTGGAGCATGCGGACATCACGGGCGTGAAGTTCACGGAGGTCACCGGCCCGTGA
- a CDS encoding copper oxidase gives MSRRSMLASAGATLAGGALLLRGNLAQAQQSTPSAPARRAPAPVRKDWLSPGLPGRDYRPVIVPNGTKLPWKVVDGVKVFHMVAEEVEHEFAPGIQANCWGYNGQVHGPTIEVVEGDRVRFYVTNRLPAPTTVHWHGLILPNGMDGVGGLNQKSIAPGETYRYEFTIRQHGTGMYHSHHDEMTQMALGMVGLFIMHPRRPVGPRVDRDFALLMHEWKVEPGARRPDPNEMTDFNLLTFNAKAFPGTEPLVVQQGERVRIRMGNLSAMDHHPIHLHGYHFRITETDAGPIPPSAQWPETTVLVPVGSTRTIEFVADAPGDWAMHCHMTHHLMNQMGHDLPVVIGVNPGGLDAKVRTLLPGYMTMGQTGMGDMAEMGMPVPKNSIPMVGAKGKYDYITMGGMFTVVKVRERLTGEGDPGWYDNPPGTQSIAATSEELSRDGIDVNTVPRAEPASPGGRHG, from the coding sequence ATGAGCCGGCGGAGCATGCTGGCGAGCGCGGGGGCCACGCTCGCGGGCGGGGCGCTGCTCCTACGGGGCAACCTGGCGCAGGCGCAGCAGTCGACACCGAGCGCTCCCGCGCGTCGAGCCCCCGCGCCCGTGCGCAAGGACTGGCTGTCGCCTGGGCTGCCGGGCCGCGACTATCGGCCCGTCATCGTGCCGAACGGGACGAAGCTGCCGTGGAAGGTTGTGGACGGCGTGAAGGTCTTCCACATGGTGGCCGAGGAGGTCGAGCACGAGTTCGCGCCGGGCATCCAGGCGAACTGCTGGGGCTACAACGGCCAGGTGCACGGGCCCACCATCGAGGTGGTGGAGGGAGACCGGGTGCGCTTCTACGTCACCAACCGGCTGCCGGCGCCGACCACGGTGCACTGGCACGGGTTGATTCTCCCCAACGGGATGGATGGCGTGGGGGGGCTCAACCAGAAGTCCATCGCGCCGGGGGAGACGTACCGCTACGAGTTCACCATCCGCCAGCACGGCACGGGCATGTATCACTCGCACCATGACGAGATGACGCAGATGGCGCTCGGCATGGTGGGGTTGTTCATCATGCATCCGCGTCGTCCGGTGGGCCCGCGCGTGGACCGCGACTTCGCGCTGTTGATGCATGAGTGGAAGGTGGAGCCCGGGGCCCGGCGGCCGGACCCGAACGAGATGACGGACTTCAACCTGCTGACGTTCAACGCCAAGGCGTTCCCGGGGACGGAGCCGCTGGTGGTGCAGCAGGGGGAGCGGGTGCGCATCCGGATGGGCAACCTGAGCGCGATGGACCACCACCCCATCCACCTGCACGGCTATCACTTCCGCATCACCGAGACGGATGCGGGCCCGATTCCCCCGTCCGCGCAGTGGCCGGAGACGACGGTGCTGGTGCCGGTGGGAAGCACCCGGACCATCGAGTTCGTCGCGGACGCGCCTGGGGACTGGGCCATGCACTGCCACATGACGCACCACCTGATGAACCAGATGGGCCATGACCTGCCGGTGGTGATTGGCGTGAATCCCGGAGGACTGGACGCGAAGGTGCGGACGTTGCTGCCCGGCTACATGACGATGGGACAGACGGGCATGGGCGACATGGCGGAGATGGGCATGCCCGTGCCGAAGAACTCCATCCCGATGGTGGGCGCGAAGGGCAAGTACGACTACATCACGATGGGGGGCATGTTCACCGTGGTGAAGGTGCGCGAGCGGCTCACGGGCGAGGGAGACCCGGGGTGGTACGACAACCCGCCCGGCACGCAGTCCATCGCGGCGACGTCGGAGGAGCTGAGCCGGGACGGCATCGACGTGAACACGGTGCCCCGCGCCGAGCCTGCTTCGCCAGGAGGCAGACACGGCTGA